In Sphingobium amiense, a genomic segment contains:
- a CDS encoding DUF350 domain-containing protein — translation MTDPMPVIHSLLSGLPILLLHLGSATVVWLAALAIYLWITPHDEFRLIRAGNEAAAISLGGAAIGLALPLAFCLAGSINVWDIVIWGSVTLVLQLIAFRMVDFVLGTLSARIEADERSAAIFLAMMKGAIACLTAAAIAG, via the coding sequence ATGACCGATCCCATGCCTGTCATCCACAGCCTGTTGTCGGGCCTCCCAATCCTCCTGCTGCATCTGGGCAGCGCGACTGTCGTGTGGCTCGCGGCGCTCGCCATCTATCTGTGGATCACGCCGCATGACGAGTTTCGGCTGATCCGCGCGGGCAACGAAGCCGCCGCCATCTCGCTCGGCGGCGCCGCCATCGGCCTTGCCCTGCCGCTTGCCTTCTGCCTCGCCGGGTCGATCAACGTCTGGGACATCGTCATCTGGGGCAGCGTCACGCTGGTGTTGCAGCTCATCGCCTTCCGCATGGTCGATTTCGTGCTCGGCACACTGTCCGCCCGGATCGAGGCGGACGAGCGGTCGGCGGCGATCTTTCTGGCGATGATGAAGGGGGCGATCGCCTGCCTCACCGCCGCCGCCATCGCGGGCTGA